The following are encoded together in the Macadamia integrifolia cultivar HAES 741 chromosome 10, SCU_Mint_v3, whole genome shotgun sequence genome:
- the LOC122091741 gene encoding histone H2AX, whose translation MSSSASTKGGRGKPKATKSVSRSHKAGLQFPVGRIARFLKAGKYAERVGAGAPVYLSAVLEYLAAEVLELAGNAARDNKKNRIVPRHIQLAVRNDEELSKLLGTVTIANGGVLPNIHQTLLPKKVGKGKGEIGSASQEF comes from the exons ATGAGTTCATCAGCGTCAACGAAAGGTGGGAGAGGGAAGCCGAAGGCCACCAAATCGGTATCTAGATCGCATAAGGCAGGTCTGCAATTCCCCGTCGGAAGGATCGCCAGATTCCTTAAAGCTGGAAAGTATGCCGAGCGAGTTGGTGCCGGTGCTCCGGTCTATCTATCTGCAGTTCTTGAATACCTTGCAGCTGAG GTTCTTGAACTCGCTGGAAATGCAGCTAGAGATAACAAGAAGAATCGCATTGTTCCGAGGCATATACAGCTTGCAGTGAGAAATGATGAGGAGTTGAGCAAGCTTCTCGGTACCGTAACTATTGCTAACGGAGGTGTTTTGCCTAATATTCATCAGACTTTGTTGCCGAAGAAGGTTGGAAAAGGGAAAGGCGAGATTGGATCTGCATCCCAAGAattctaa
- the LOC122091740 gene encoding uncharacterized protein LOC122091740: MGLAVHGGGLLVYPRVRVRVRRTVGSSQSVSPLQVLEQVDKHLEKGDDRLALSLVKDLQGKPGGLLGFGAARQIPQRLYSLDELKLNGIDTQSLLSPADATLGSIERALQLAAVSGAFSAWAAFGFTQQQILFLSLGFLFLWSVDAVSFNGGIGSLVLDTIGHTLSPKYHNRVIQHEAGHFLIAYLLGVLPKGYSLSSLEALRKEGSLNVQAGTTFVDFEFLDEVNTGKVSAKMLNRFSCIALAGVATEYILFGYSEGGLADIVQLDGLLKSLGFTQKKADSQVRWAVLNTVLILRRHKKVRSKLAEVMSMGSSVGFCIQAIEKAIDAADI, encoded by the exons ATGGGTTTAGCGGTTCACGGTGGTGGGTTGTTGGTCTACCCTCGAGTAAGAGTTCGTGTGCGTAGGACTGTAGGTTCTTCTCAATCTGTTTCGCCATTGCAAGTTTTGGAACAAGTTGATAAGCATCTAGAAAAGGGGGACGACAGGCTTGCGCTATCTCTCGTCAAAGATTTGCAGGGAAAGCCTGGTGGTCTCCTTGGCTTTGGTGCAGCGAGGCAG ATTCCCCAAAGACTTTATAGTTTGGATGAACTAAAATTGAATGGCATAGATACTCAGTCTCTTCTATCACCTGCGGATGCAACACTGGGTTCAATAGAAAGAGCTCTTCAGCTTGCTGCTGTTTCAGGAGCATTTTCTGCGTGGGCTGCTTTTGGGTTTACCCAACAACAAATTCTATTTTTGTCTCTGGGATTCTTGTTTCTATGGTCAGTTGATGCT GTCTCTTTTAACGGAGGAATTGGAAGCTTGGTTCTTGATACAATTGGTCACACACTCAGTCCAAAGTATCATAATAGGGTCATTCAA CATGAAGCTGGTCACTTCTTGATAGCCTACTTGCTTGGAGTACTTCCAAAGGGATATTCACTGTCAAGTTTAGAAGCTCTGAGGAAAGAAGGCTCCCTTAATGTTCAAGCAGGGACAACATTCGTGGATTTTGAGTTTCTTGACGAA GTTAATACGGGTAAAGTGTCTGCAAAG ATGTTGAACAGGTTCTCATGTATTGCTCTAGCAGGCGTGGCGACGGAGTACATCTTATTTGGATACTCTGAAGGAGGTCTTGCTGATATTGTCCAG TTGGATGGGTTACTCAAGAGCTTAGGTTTCACACAAAAGAAGGCTGATTCTCAAGTGAGATGGGCTGTATTAAATACCGTCCTAATTTTGCGCCGTCATAAAAAAGTCAGGTCAAAGCTAGCTGAGGTCATGTCAATGGGAAGTTCAGTAGGTTTTTGTATTCAAGCCATAGAGAAAGCCATAGATGCTGCAGACATTTAG